The window attcagccactagagcattagtgaggtcgggcactgatgttgggcaattaggcctggctcggagTTGGcaatccaattcatcccaaagttggtcgatggggttgaggtcagggctctgtgcaggccagtcaagttcctccacactgatctcgacaatagcgttctcctggaatccgccaaacccagattcgtctgtcggactgccagatggtgaagcgtgattcatcactacagagaacgcgtttcctctgctccagagtccaatggtggcgagctttacaccactcaagccgacgcttggcattgcgcatggtgatcttaggcttgtgtgtggctgctcggccatggaaaccaatttcatgaagctcccgatgaacaattattgtgctgacgttgcttccagaggcagtttggaactcggtaatgagtgttgtaaccgaggacagacgatttttaaacgcttcagcactcggtggtcccgttctgtgagcttgtgtggcctaccacttcgcagctgagccgttgttgctcctggacgtttccacttcacaataacagctcttacagttgaccggggcagctctagcagggcagaaatttgacgaaatgacttgttggaaaggtggcatcctatgacggtgccacgttgaaagtcactgagctcttcagtaaggccattctactgccaatgtttgtctatggagattgcatggttgtgttctcgattctatacacctgtcagcaatgggtgtggctgaaaaagccgaatccactaatttgaaggggtgtccacatacttttgtatatatagtgcattcggaatgtattcagactcctagactttttccacattttgttacattacagccgtattctaaaatgtattacattttttaaaatcctcaatctacacacaataccccataatgtcaaagagaaaacaggtttttagaaatgattgtaaatgtataaaaatatatattttaaaaataccttatttacataacgattcagaccctttgctttgagactcaaaattgagctcaggtgcatcctgtttccattgatcatccttgagatgtttctacaacttgattggagtccacctgtggtaaattcaattgattggacatgatttggaaaggcacacacctgtctatataaggttccacagttgacagtgcatgtcagagcaaaaaccaagccatgaggtcgaaggaattgtctgtagagctccgagacaggattgtgtcgaggcacagatctggggaagggtactaaaacaattctgcagcattgaaggtccccaagaacacagtggcctccatcattcttaaatggaagaagtttggaaccaccaagacccttcctagagctggccgcccggccaaactgagcaatcggggggaagggccttggtcagggaggtgaccaagaacctgatggtcactctgacaacctgaagcccctcctcagttaaaggctcatgaagcccgcttggagtttgccaaaaggcacctaaaggattctgaccatgagaaacaagattatctggtctgatgaaaccaagattgaactctttggcctgaatcccaagcgtcatgcctggaggaaacctggcaccatccctaaggtgaatcatggtggtggcagcatcatgctgtggggatgtgtttcagcggcagggactgggagactagtcaggatcgagggaaagatgaacggaacaaagtacagagatccttgatgaaaacctgctccagagcgctcaggatatcagactggggcgaaggttcaccttccaacaggacaaggaccctaagcacacagccaagacaacacaggagtggcttcgggacaagtctctgaatgtccttgagtggcccagccagagcccggacttgaacccgatcaaacatctctggagagacctgaaaatagctgtgcagcgacgctccccatccaacctgacagagcttgagaggatctgcagagaagaatgggagaaactccccaaatacaggtgtgccaagcttgtagcgtcatacccaagaagacttgaggctgtaatcgctgccaaaggttcttcaacaaagtactgagtaaagggtctgaatacttatgtaaatgtaatgtaaatttgCATACAACAATTaaagcaattttagaataaggctgtaacgtaacaaaaatgtggataaagtcaacgggtctgaatactttccgaatgcaatttCCGAGTGTACCTTTCACAGGGAACTACTCCCCACATGGGACAAACAGAACAGTGTTTATTTAAAAAGCCATGTTATCATTTTAAATATTGACTCTagtgatgagagacaggggtttgATGAACTGATGTTATCATGTTATGTTGACTagtgatgagagacaggggtttgATGAACTGATgttatcatgttaaatattgacTCTagtgatgagagacaggggtttgATGAACTGATGTTATCATGTTATGTTGACTagtgatgagagacaggggtttgATGAACTGATgttatcatgttaaatattgacTCTagtgatgagagacaggggtttgATGAACTGATGTTATCATGTTATGTTGACTagtgatgagagacaggggtttgATGAACTGATgttatcatgttaaatattgacTCTAGTGATGAGAGACCGGGGTTTGATGAACTGATCATCAGTGACCCAACCTGAACCTTCCTCATAGCACAGATCAACCCGGTGCTGGGCAGATAGGGTTACAGTGACCCAACCTGAACCTTCCTCAGATCAACCCGGTGCTGGGCTCTGGTACAGATAGGGTTACAAAAATTCAGGTAACTTTCCGAAAAttcccagaaatcctggttggaggatttttGGATTCCCTGCTTATTCCCTTCTGATTCCAACAATCTTCCATCCGGGATTTCTGGAATACCTGGGAATTTTGTGAGACAATACCAgatttttgcaaccctagtcaagtaataataataataataataatatgccatttagcagacgcttttatccaaagcgacttacagtcatgcgtgcatacatttttgtgtatgggtggtcccggggatcgaacccactaccttggcgttacaagcgccgtgctctaccagctgagctacagaggaccatctaaAACAGTTGAACCCATCCTGCCCTGTCCTGGAAGCCTCAGTCTCCCATCACTATTTGACCCCAGCACAGTTCTGTTGCCCTGGTCTGTTCTGATTGGTTTGTTATGTGATTAAAAAGGGAGTGAATCAGTCAGGAGGTGTTCTGATGTTCTTCTGCACCGAGACAGAGACAACTGACTAACCTGcttcctgttcctctctctcatAAAGCGCAGATCTTCCACGGTCCAGATTGAATCTAGACTTAAAATTGGCATGGTATAATTGACTCAACAACAACTAATATACACATTTAGTTTTCTTAGTCAACCTGAAAaaaaagatacagttgaagtcgaaagtttacatacaccttagccaaacacatttaaactcactttttcacaattcctgacattttaatcctagtaaaaattccctgttttaggtcagttaggatcaccactttattttaagaatgtgaaatgtcagaataatagtagagagaatgatttatttcagcttttatttctttcatcacattcccagtgggtcagaagtttacatacactcaattagtattttgtagcattgccttcaCATTGTTTAACTTTGggcaaacgtttcaggtagccttccacaagcttcccacaataagttgggtgaattttggcccattcctcctgacagagctggtgtaacagagtcaggtttgtagacctccttgctcgcacaagccttttcagttctgcccacacattttctataggattgaggtcagggctttgtgatggccactccaataccgtgactttgttgtccttaagccattttgccacaactttggaagtatgcttggggtcattgtccatttggaagacccatttgagaccaagctttaacttcctgactgatgtcttgagatgttgcttcaatatatccacataattttccttcctcatgatgccatctattttgtgaagtgcaccagtccctcctgcagcaaagcaccccccccagcatgatgctgccacccccgtaatGAGGTAATGATCTGTCTATTGATCGGCACAGCAAtgataaaacaggaccatgtttgaaacacaagtggttctgagcttatgtcaatattacacaggtaagctaacAGTTACAGAAATCAGGAATGCAGACAGGCTCTATCTATCTGAGCTGCAACACACCTGTTATGTTGGGCACCTGTTATAGGCCAAAAAAGGATGCTATTATGATCAATTTTTTTCAATGGCATGttttgctaaaataaaggtttaaggaaataaaggcaggcaccacattacaacaagacaaaacagctcaaTCAAGCCTGAGGTGCAAAGCAAAGCTTGCTTTcataaaagaaaaaaaaaaaaagttgaaaaAGTACCGTAATGGGATAATGTCTTACTGTGGTTTGTGAAGAATCCAATACTTTACCTTGTATGTGGTACAAATCCCATTATTGTGGAAGCAGCTCCTcaaagagtatgaattaggctatttgagaaggtttgaatcctaagcaacctgcctaaaCATAGCATGAAGTACAAtgccaacatagctactgtagtagatcaaagctgtgtgctggaaaaccttggtggagcatgggtggaataggcattgtggtgctcatgcgAATTAGCCTTTTTTCTTTCAGCATCAGACcaacttctcacttaaaacacaGCTTTGAAGATAGACAACAACTGGTGAATTTGACCATTTAATTATAAAacatttgttattattttatttacatttgtaAATTACAAGATCATCAGTTAGCTAGTAATCCTCAGTTTCAACATAGTTTAATCACTTTTCTAGTTGAGCGTTTTGATCTGCTTAACATCTGCCGTCTTACATACAAAATATCACATTACTGTTACTCGCATTTTAAAAGCATCAGGAGTTTGATTTTCAAAACCAATCAAGATATTTATAATTCACAATACTTTGTcattatttaaataaataaaaatgcatcGCTGCTAAATTATACATATTAACAAACTATTTCCTCAAGTATctacaatgagagagagagaagagagagagagaggaatagaggaagagagagcgaggaagagagagaggagaaagaggaagagtgagagaggagagatcaaACAGAAAAGTCTGAGGAATTTGAGGCTTGGAGACCATAATAATAATGTTGGACACCAGGGTATGTATGTTTCAGGGGGTTGTTGTGTATCTCTGTTAACTGAGACTAGTTCCTTTGGGTTTGTGTGATGGCACGAGCTGACAGGGGCCACCCCAGGTAGAGGAaagggtacaggggactggtgCCACCCCAGGTTGAGGAaagggtacaggggactggtgCCACCCCAGGTAGAGGAaagggtacaggggactggtgCCACCCCAGGTTGAGGAaagggtacaggggactggtgCCACCCCAGGTAGAGGAaagggtacaggggactggtgCCACCCCAGGTAGAGGAaagggtacaggggactggtgCCACCCCAGGTAGAGGAaagggtacaggggactggtgCCACCCCAGGTTGAGGAaagggtacaggggactggtgCCACCCCAGGTAGAGGAaagggtacaggggactggtgCCACCCCAGGTAGAGGAaagggtacaggggactggtgCCACCCCAGGTAGAGGAaagggtacaggggactggtgCCACCCCAGGTAGAGGAaagggtacaggggactggtgCCACCCCAGGTAGAGGAaagggtacaggggactggtgCCACCCCAGGTAGAGGAaagggtacaggggactggtgCCACCCCAGGTAGAGGAaagggtacaggggactggtgCCACCCCAGGTAGAGGAAAGGGTACAGGGAGTGGTTGAACATGCTGGACCCCCTGCCTGCTTCTCTATCTGTAGAGTGATTTACTGTATGAGGTCACAGAGACACTCATCCCATAATAGAGGTCTACAGGTCACAGAGACACTCATCCCATAATAGAGGTCTACAGGTCACAGAGACACTCATCCCATAATAGTGGTTGCCTTTGACAACAGCCTCTCTTGCCATAGGCCTACACTCATTTACAGAGAACATTATTTCCTCCCTTTGTGTGAATATTACTAAATGTAATAAAATCTATCTGGCCCCCAGCATGTCTGCCCTATCTGGCCCCCAGCATGTCTGCCCTATCTGGCCCCCAGCATGTCTGCCCTATCTGGCCCCCAGCATGTCTGCCCTATCTGGCCCCCAGCATGTCTGCCCTATCTGGCCCCCAGCATGTCTGCCCTATCTGGCCCCCAGCATGTCTGCCCTATCTGGCCCCCAGCATGTCTGCCCTATCTGGCCCCCAGCATGTCTGCCCTATCTGGCCCCCCAGCATGTCTGCCCTATCTGGCCCCCAGCATGTCTGCCCTATCTGGCCCCCAGCATGTCTGCCCTATCTGGCCCCCAGCATGTCTTCCCTATCTGGCCCCCAGCATGTCTGCCCTATCTGGCCCCCAGCATGTCTGCCCTATCTGGCCCCCAGCATGTCTGCCCTATCTGGCCCCCAGCATGTCTGCCCTATCTGGCCCCCAGCATGTCTGCCCTATCTGGCCCCCAGCATGTCTGCCCTATCTGGCCCCCAGCATGTCTGCCCCAGCGAGATATAGATGGAGAGCAGCTGCTGCTGTGAAGacgggaggagaagagaggaagcttACACTGCCTTCACAATACACGGGTCAAATCCCTCCCCAAGCCCTACCAATACACGGGTCAAATCCCTCCCCAAGCCCTACCAATACACGGGTCAAATCTCTCCCCAAGCCCTACCAATACACGGGTCAAATCTCTCCCCAAGCCCTACCAATACACGGGTCAAATCTCTCCCCAAGCCCTACCAATACACGGGTCAAATCTCTCCCCAAGCCCTACCAATACACGGGTCAAATCTCTCCCCAAGCCCTACCAATACACGGGTCAAATCTCTCCCCAAGCCCTACCAATACACGGATCAAATCTCTCCCCAAGCCCTACCAATACACGGGTCAAATCTCTCCCCAAGCCCTACCAATACACGGGTCAAATCTCTCCCCAAGCCCTACCAATACACGGGTCAAATCTCTCCCCAAGCCCCTACCAATACACGGGTCAAATCTCTCCCCAAGCCCTACCAATACACGGATCAAATCTCTCCCCAAGCCCTACCAATACACGGGTCAAATCTCTCCCCAAGCCCTACCAATACACGGGTCAAATCCCTCCCCAAGCCCTACCAATACACGGGTCAAATCTCTCCCCAAGCCCTACCAATACACGGGTCAAATCCCTCCCCAAGC is drawn from Coregonus clupeaformis isolate EN_2021a chromosome 25, ASM2061545v1, whole genome shotgun sequence and contains these coding sequences:
- the LOC123481887 gene encoding extensin-2-like: MSALSGPQHVCPIWPPACLPYLAPSMSALSGPQHVCPIWPPACLPYLAPSMSALSGPPACLPYLAPSMSALSGPQHVCPIWPPACLPYLAPSMSALSGPQHVCPIWPPACLPYLAPSMSALSGPQHVCPIWPPACLPYLAPSMSAPARYRWRAAAAVKTGGEERKLTLPSQYTGQIPPQALPIHGSNPSPSPTNTRVKSLPKPYQYTGQISPQALPIHGSNLSPSPTNTRVKSLPKPYQYTGQISPQALPIHGSNLSPSPTNTRIKSLPKPYQYTGQISPQALPIHGSNLSPSPTNTRVKSLPKPLPIHGSNLSPSPTNTRIKSLPKPYQYTGQISPQALPIHGSNPSPSPTNTRVKSLPKPYQYTGQIPPQALPIHGSNLSPSPTNTRVKSLSKPYQYTGQIPPQALPI